From Carassius auratus strain Wakin chromosome 1, ASM336829v1, whole genome shotgun sequence, the proteins below share one genomic window:
- the LOC113106298 gene encoding G-protein coupled receptor 183-B isoform X3 — MMSPDLENCTNLYDHRPVARVLIPLAYSIICPVGLLGNALALHVIFSNITKINSITLYSANLAVSDIMFCLSLPLRAVYYGLGFHWPLGEGLCKAITLLFYLNCYAGVNFMTCLAVDRFVAMVFPQSLVKLRKVKNVRLVCLAIWLLVFAQTLPLLTINLTKTEHDNSITCMEYPNFEGLFKGLPYMLIVGVVLGFGVPVVTIIACYSILTRKLRLAAKSNRLTERSGRTKKARGVIAGVVFVFVVCFSPYHIDLLQYMIRKLFYAPDCTELQSFQISLHIT; from the exons ATGATGAGCCCAGATTTAGAGAACTGCACCAACTTGTATGACCATCGTCCAGTGGCCCGAGTCCTCATACCTCTGGCCTATTCCATCATATGTCCAGTGGGACTTTTAGGCAATGCCCTGGCTCTTCATGTGATCTTCTCCAACATCACCAAAATTAATTCCATCACGCTTTATTCCGCCAACCTGGCTGTGTCCGATATCATGTTCTGCCTGTCGCTTCCCCTCCGAGCTGTTTACTACGGCCTTGGCTTCCACTGGCCCCTGGGGGAAGGACTCTGTAAAGCCATAACCCTGCTCTTCTATTTGAACTGCTATGCTGGAGTAAACTTCATGACCTGCCTGGCAGTCGATCGCTTTGTGGCGATGGTGTTTCCTCAGAGTCTGGTGAAACTGAGAAAGGTGAAAAATGTGCGATTGGTGTGTCTGGCCATATGGCTGCTGGTGTTTGCTCAGACGTTGCCTCTCCTGACCATTAACTTGACCAAAACGGAGCATGACAACAGCATCACCTGTATGGAATACCCCAATTTCGAGGGTCTTTTCAAAGGGCTGCCCTACATGCTGATCGTGGGGGTAGTTTTAGGCTTTGGAGTCCCAGTGGTGACAATCATCGCCTGCTATTCCATTCTGACCCGTAAACTACGTCTAGCAGCAAAGTCGAACCGACTGACAGAACGTTCTGGAAGAACCAAAAAAGCAAGAGGAGTGATCGCGGGAGTGGTATTTGTGTTTGTGGTGTGCTTCAGCCCATACCATATAGACCTTTTGCAATACATGATCCGAAAACTTTTCTACGCTCCAGACTGCACGGAGCTACAGTCCTTTCAGATATCCCTGCATATTACG TGA
- the LOC113106298 gene encoding G-protein coupled receptor 183-B isoform X1, producing the protein MMSPDLENCTNLYDHRPVARVLIPLAYSIICPVGLLGNALALHVIFSNITKINSITLYSANLAVSDIMFCLSLPLRAVYYGLGFHWPLGEGLCKAITLLFYLNCYAGVNFMTCLAVDRFVAMVFPQSLVKLRKVKNVRLVCLAIWLLVFAQTLPLLTINLTKTEHDNSITCMEYPNFEGLFKGLPYMLIVGVVLGFGVPVVTIIACYSILTRKLRLAAKSNRLTERSGRTKKARGVIAGVVFVFVVCFSPYHIDLLQYMIRKLFYAPDCTELQSFQISLHITVCLMNLNSCLDPFVYFFACKGYKQKLTRMMKWQVGTHFSTAGRISPESSGIGDELGTRRNNKIKMNTIREAL; encoded by the coding sequence ATGATGAGCCCAGATTTAGAGAACTGCACCAACTTGTATGACCATCGTCCAGTGGCCCGAGTCCTCATACCTCTGGCCTATTCCATCATATGTCCAGTGGGACTTTTAGGCAATGCCCTGGCTCTTCATGTGATCTTCTCCAACATCACCAAAATTAATTCCATCACGCTTTATTCCGCCAACCTGGCTGTGTCCGATATCATGTTCTGCCTGTCGCTTCCCCTCCGAGCTGTTTACTACGGCCTTGGCTTCCACTGGCCCCTGGGGGAAGGACTCTGTAAAGCCATAACCCTGCTCTTCTATTTGAACTGCTATGCTGGAGTAAACTTCATGACCTGCCTGGCAGTCGATCGCTTTGTGGCGATGGTGTTTCCTCAGAGTCTGGTGAAACTGAGAAAGGTGAAAAATGTGCGATTGGTGTGTCTGGCCATATGGCTGCTGGTGTTTGCTCAGACGTTGCCTCTCCTGACCATTAACTTGACCAAAACGGAGCATGACAACAGCATCACCTGTATGGAATACCCCAATTTCGAGGGTCTTTTCAAAGGGCTGCCCTACATGCTGATCGTGGGGGTAGTTTTAGGCTTTGGAGTCCCAGTGGTGACAATCATCGCCTGCTATTCCATTCTGACCCGTAAACTACGTCTAGCAGCAAAGTCGAACCGACTGACAGAACGTTCTGGAAGAACCAAAAAAGCAAGAGGAGTGATCGCGGGAGTGGTATTTGTGTTTGTGGTGTGCTTCAGCCCATACCATATAGACCTTTTGCAATACATGATCCGAAAACTTTTCTACGCTCCAGACTGCACGGAGCTACAGTCCTTTCAGATATCCCTGCATATTACGGTGTGTCTTATGAACTTAAATTCCTGTCTGGATCCCTTTGTTTACTTTTTTGCATGCAAGGGCTACAAGCAGAAGCTGACGAGAATGATGAAGTGGCAGGTTGGCACCCACTTCTCCACTGCTGGAAGAATCTCGCCTGAAAGTTCAGGCATAGGCGACGAGCTCGGCACACGCCGCAACAACAAGATAAAAATGAACACTATTAGAGAAGCTCTGTAA